In Endozoicomonas sp. GU-1, one DNA window encodes the following:
- the codB gene encoding cytosine permease, translated as MSEYSQDYAHAPVSAAARKGFFPILVVMVGFTFFSASMWSGGTLGQGLDFSSFLITVMIGNLLLGAYTSGLAWMGSKTGLSTHLLSEYAFGKIGGKLTSLVLAATQVGWFGVGVAMFALPVNKATGINTEILVLISGFLMTVTAFFGFKALTILSFIAVPAIALLGGFSVREAVESAGGLSALMAIEPAATITFASAVSICIGSFISGGSLTADFTRFARTPKIAVSATLIAFFLGNSLMFTFGAIGSMVTGQADITEVMFLQGLILPAVITLGLNIWTTNDNALYVSGLGFASITGKSKNLIVMINGVLGTLFALWLYNHFVGWLGLLSSALPPVGAILLADYFLVRKGHYPDYQQASFATINPSALIAWVVGIAAASLLPGIAPINGVVVAAISHVLLQKAPIFQGRMAHAETSL; from the coding sequence ATGTCGGAATATTCTCAGGATTACGCTCACGCTCCCGTATCTGCCGCAGCCCGTAAAGGCTTCTTCCCCATTTTGGTGGTCATGGTTGGTTTTACCTTCTTCTCAGCCAGCATGTGGTCCGGCGGCACCCTGGGACAAGGTCTGGACTTTTCCAGCTTTCTGATCACAGTGATGATCGGCAACCTTCTGCTCGGTGCCTACACGTCAGGTCTCGCCTGGATGGGCAGTAAAACCGGCCTTTCCACTCACCTTCTCTCTGAATACGCTTTTGGTAAAATCGGCGGTAAGCTGACCTCCCTGGTGCTGGCCGCTACCCAGGTGGGCTGGTTCGGTGTGGGCGTGGCCATGTTTGCCCTGCCGGTGAACAAGGCCACCGGAATTAACACGGAGATTCTGGTGTTAATTTCCGGATTCCTGATGACCGTCACCGCTTTTTTCGGTTTCAAGGCACTGACCATTCTCAGTTTTATCGCCGTGCCCGCCATTGCCCTGCTGGGTGGTTTTTCGGTCAGGGAAGCCGTGGAGAGCGCCGGTGGCCTGTCGGCATTGATGGCCATTGAACCGGCCGCCACTATTACCTTTGCCAGCGCTGTCAGTATCTGTATCGGATCGTTTATCAGTGGTGGTTCCTTAACCGCGGATTTTACCCGCTTTGCCCGCACACCGAAAATTGCGGTCAGTGCAACACTGATTGCCTTCTTCCTTGGCAACAGCCTGATGTTCACCTTTGGTGCCATCGGTTCCATGGTGACCGGTCAGGCGGATATCACCGAGGTGATGTTTTTGCAGGGTTTGATTTTGCCAGCCGTGATCACACTGGGCCTGAATATCTGGACCACCAACGATAATGCCCTGTACGTTTCCGGCCTGGGCTTTGCCAGTATTACCGGCAAGAGCAAAAACCTGATCGTGATGATCAACGGTGTCCTGGGAACCTTGTTTGCCCTGTGGCTCTACAACCACTTTGTCGGATGGCTGGGCCTGTTGAGTTCTGCACTGCCACCCGTTGGTGCCATTCTGCTGGCTGATTACTTTCTGGTAAGAAAAGGCCATTACCCGGACTATCAACAAGCCTCTTTTGCCACGATCAACCCGTCGGCACTGATCGCCTGGGTTGTCGGCATTGCCGCGGCAAGCCTGCTGCCAGGGATTGCCCCCATCAATGGTGTTGTGGTGGCGGCTATCAGCCATGTCCTGCTCCAGAAAGCGCCCATTTTTCAGGGCCGCATGGCTCACGCTGAGACTTCGTTATGA
- the tnpA gene encoding IS66 family insertion sequence element accessory protein TnpA, with protein sequence MSTHSLREKWQQRVQSWRDSGLSQSTWCKQHNLRPSQFWYWRKKFDEASLPVTTTTHKGDKPSAFVQVIPVSQAEVAGTALSSLSVTLPSGLTVTGFDQTNLKLAQQLIGLLQ encoded by the coding sequence ATGTCTACACACTCCCTCAGAGAGAAGTGGCAACAACGCGTTCAATCCTGGCGTGATTCCGGATTAAGCCAGAGCACCTGGTGTAAGCAGCACAACCTCAGACCAAGCCAGTTTTGGTACTGGAGAAAAAAGTTTGATGAAGCTTCTTTGCCCGTTACCACCACAACACATAAAGGGGATAAGCCTTCTGCCTTTGTACAAGTCATTCCTGTCTCCCAGGCTGAAGTCGCAGGCACCGCTCTTTCATCGCTCAGCGTCACACTGCCCAGTGGGTTAACGGTCACAGGCTTTGACCAGACCAATCTGAAGTTAGCACAACAACTCATAGGGCTGCTCCAATGA
- the tnpB gene encoding IS66 family insertion sequence element accessory protein TnpB (TnpB, as the term is used for proteins encoded by IS66 family insertion elements, is considered an accessory protein, since TnpC, encoded by a neighboring gene, is a DDE family transposase.), protein MSLPVMRPPVTLPRVYLHRDPVDFRKSFKGLAVLIEQELGHNPFSGELYVFTNRQRNKIKCLFWENTGFVLYYKSLAEDKFHWPKQDDELVTITGQQMNWLLDGYDISLMKPHKNRYYDSCF, encoded by the coding sequence ATGAGTCTGCCGGTTATGCGTCCTCCAGTGACCCTTCCCAGAGTCTACCTGCATCGAGACCCGGTCGATTTCCGGAAATCTTTCAAGGGTCTGGCCGTTCTGATTGAGCAGGAGCTTGGCCATAACCCTTTCAGCGGCGAGCTGTATGTCTTCACAAATCGGCAGCGAAATAAAATCAAATGCTTATTCTGGGAAAATACCGGTTTTGTCCTCTATTACAAAAGTCTCGCTGAAGATAAATTCCACTGGCCAAAGCAAGACGACGAGCTAGTGACGATCACAGGGCAACAAATGAACTGGCTGCTGGATGGATACGACATAAGCCTTATGAAACCCCATAAAAACAGGTATTATGACAGCTGTTTCTGA
- a CDS encoding HNH endonuclease signature motif containing protein: protein MKIDINLDALWASVHRMGAEHLSLDLGVVWDNADIEFDKELSSTGIEIDLKDLVSEQGLLSIKGRQVLLFIPDHNHRVEDALADGSKGNKFHIAHCSKLDEMKRRNRFERYHVTNNLSGEFEIFGYDRYRQHKKDKTRLNVCKLCLSHLNYKGASSGTATNRNDIVREFDIGEFFSTYSSLFKYLPKTSSAQTTGYTSDWKEFSAKVRQSAGYICQKCHVDLTGHKNLLHVHHKNGVKSDNSPNNLQPLCADCHRKEDLHDHMFVRHSDTQLINHLRREQGLINSGDSNWDKVFECADPAVHGFLDYARKKGFAPPEVGYEITNLGGRIIAELELAWPETNYGIYIEKPEVPSSWNLHSLEEAMGFMSKR, encoded by the coding sequence ATGAAAATTGATATCAATCTGGACGCCTTATGGGCCAGCGTTCACCGCATGGGGGCTGAGCACCTGTCACTGGATCTTGGCGTTGTATGGGACAATGCTGATATCGAGTTTGATAAAGAACTGAGCAGCACAGGTATTGAGATTGACCTTAAAGACCTTGTCTCTGAACAGGGGCTGCTCAGCATCAAGGGGCGTCAGGTTTTGCTGTTTATTCCTGATCACAATCACAGAGTTGAGGACGCTCTTGCTGACGGTAGCAAAGGCAATAAGTTCCATATTGCTCATTGCTCGAAGTTGGATGAGATGAAGCGTCGAAATCGATTTGAGCGCTACCATGTAACCAATAACCTGAGTGGTGAGTTCGAGATTTTTGGCTATGATCGATATCGTCAGCATAAAAAAGATAAAACACGTTTAAATGTCTGCAAATTGTGTCTGAGCCACCTGAATTACAAAGGTGCCTCCAGCGGCACAGCGACAAATAGAAATGATATTGTTCGAGAGTTTGATATCGGGGAGTTCTTCTCTACGTACAGTTCATTGTTTAAATACCTTCCTAAAACATCGAGTGCTCAAACCACAGGCTATACCAGTGACTGGAAGGAATTCTCTGCTAAAGTCAGGCAGTCTGCAGGCTATATTTGCCAGAAGTGTCATGTTGACCTTACGGGCCATAAGAACCTGCTTCATGTCCACCATAAAAACGGTGTAAAAAGCGATAACTCGCCTAATAACCTTCAACCACTGTGTGCTGACTGTCATCGAAAAGAAGATCTCCATGACCACATGTTTGTCCGCCACAGTGATACCCAGTTGATCAACCATCTCCGCCGGGAACAGGGGCTGATCAATAGTGGTGATAGCAACTGGGATAAGGTTTTTGAATGCGCTGATCCGGCAGTTCATGGATTTCTGGATTATGCCCGCAAAAAAGGCTTTGCCCCTCCAGAGGTTGGCTATGAGATAACTAATCTTGGCGGCCGAATTATCGCTGAGCTTGAGCTGGCATGGCCTGAAACAAATTACGGGATTTATATAGAGAAACCAGAGGTGCCCTCAAGCTGGAATTTGCATAGCCTGGAAGAGGCTATGGGGTTTATGAGCAAGCGGTGA
- a CDS encoding acyl-CoA thioesterase, translating into MLIARIPFMVARACLLNAHNNSKKKGVITVEHLLEDYPVITEIPVAWGDMDALQHVNNVVYFRYFESARIDYFGKMQMMEQAKGSGIGPVISHTQCFYKVPVTYPDTLLVGSRVRDVQEDRFTMEYAIFSKSLNKVTTTGTATGVMFNFLTNRKTSIPEEVKAHIQTIEAGGIASS; encoded by the coding sequence TTGTTAATTGCCCGAATTCCCTTTATGGTTGCACGCGCATGCCTGTTAAATGCACACAATAATAGCAAGAAAAAAGGAGTAATTACTGTGGAGCACCTGCTGGAAGACTATCCCGTTATCACTGAAATACCCGTAGCCTGGGGGGATATGGATGCCCTTCAGCATGTCAATAATGTCGTGTATTTCCGTTATTTTGAATCAGCCCGGATCGATTATTTCGGCAAAATGCAGATGATGGAACAAGCGAAAGGCAGTGGTATTGGCCCGGTGATCAGTCATACCCAATGCTTTTACAAGGTTCCGGTTACCTATCCAGACACCTTGCTGGTGGGCTCAAGAGTTCGTGATGTGCAGGAAGACCGTTTTACCATGGAGTATGCGATTTTCAGTAAAAGCCTGAACAAAGTGACCACAACCGGTACCGCAACGGGCGTTATGTTTAACTTTTTGACCAATCGCAAGACCAGCATTCCAGAGGAAGTAAAAGCCCATATTCAGACAATTGAAGCGGGCGGGATAGCAAGTAGCTAA
- a CDS encoding transposase, whose translation MKLLSDTPVFKAKPGITVPGFQAENTADLEALIKVIDQQADVIEKKSCVIAEQKKHIALLEEYLRLERARLYGRSSEKSSLQGEIFDEAELVDCGEEVQNEASETEKKHKKSQGRRPLSPSLPRFQEKIRPLRGGWGLMSTLRAATDAPLPSKIGRFCNLLN comes from the coding sequence ATGAAATTGCTCTCTGATACCCCTGTTTTTAAGGCAAAACCAGGCATTACTGTGCCCGGATTTCAAGCCGAAAATACTGCTGATCTTGAAGCCTTGATAAAGGTCATTGATCAGCAGGCGGATGTCATTGAGAAAAAATCCTGTGTCATCGCTGAGCAAAAAAAGCATATCGCCCTGTTGGAAGAGTATTTACGACTTGAGCGAGCCCGCCTTTATGGTCGTAGCTCTGAAAAGAGCAGCCTGCAGGGGGAAATCTTTGATGAAGCAGAGTTGGTTGATTGTGGTGAAGAAGTCCAGAATGAGGCTTCGGAAACAGAAAAGAAACATAAAAAGTCTCAAGGCCGTAGACCACTGTCGCCTTCCCTGCCTCGCTTCCAGGAAAAAATTAGGCCTTTGCGCGGTGGGTGGGGCTTAATGTCTACCTTAAGAGCCGCCACTGACGCGCCATTACCAAGCAAGATTGGCAGATTTTGTAACTTGCTGAATTGA
- a CDS encoding amidase family protein: MSRFESITPIMRFISGLSNSMPERVTFSDQRINKAISNNAVTPRAAGDEETITDSEYLQLLSEIKPGRESDSHLDKPLSDWCGVNAENMSAAIKKACQSDQLSESQRGCISEQGIFEQPLQARDFQHNKIPVSVKAEFHIKGMTATHGMKGDGVEQTVTTRFLDILGASDEFCLLQTNTQHALGAGASGINPKDGPLANTYLGKNGRPKIPGGSTSGGAVAVSSGLVPIAIGSDGGGSVRIPAAATGVGGGKCGKGESRAEPFLDQTGGAYKDNPESMVESGIIGRNVGDMAQAFLASSSVRPDKRCLDYQALGVAIDLDALGIASPSVTEKCKEAIGCWQSEYGKARNVQEVHLMDLENSPGNARALALSHVVLFGSEELQAFNSTALSDDQRNQADPELKLNMNLAKSFTDRMKRVARENREQFKQHLKSLKDRGVDVILMPTIPEVSRDIIRGEKQYGMADLRSSLQLSQLTSLANLLDVPAITLPVGHDNVHGMPVGLTLMSTSEDDCNLYHFMPLAKEFENVTRERNELRMKKPDIYFGDYLHRES; the protein is encoded by the coding sequence ATGTCTCGTTTTGAAAGCATTACACCGATTATGCGGTTTATTTCCGGATTATCGAATTCAATGCCCGAAAGAGTGACTTTCAGTGATCAGAGGATAAACAAGGCGATTTCGAATAATGCTGTTACGCCTCGGGCCGCTGGTGATGAAGAGACAATCACCGACAGTGAATATCTGCAATTGTTATCTGAAATCAAGCCTGGCCGGGAGTCTGATAGTCATCTGGATAAGCCACTGTCTGACTGGTGTGGCGTGAATGCTGAGAATATGTCAGCTGCTATAAAAAAAGCCTGCCAATCAGATCAACTATCAGAGTCACAGAGAGGGTGTATCAGCGAACAGGGTATTTTTGAACAGCCGTTGCAAGCCAGAGATTTCCAACATAATAAGATACCCGTTTCGGTCAAGGCTGAATTTCACATAAAGGGGATGACGGCAACCCATGGAATGAAAGGGGATGGCGTTGAGCAAACGGTAACCACAAGGTTTCTCGATATACTTGGTGCTTCTGATGAATTCTGCCTGCTGCAAACCAACACCCAGCATGCCCTGGGTGCCGGTGCCAGTGGTATCAATCCTAAAGATGGTCCTTTGGCTAATACCTATCTGGGGAAAAATGGCAGGCCTAAAATTCCCGGTGGTTCCACCTCTGGTGGTGCTGTCGCGGTCAGCAGTGGTCTGGTGCCCATTGCCATCGGCAGTGATGGTGGTGGTTCGGTCCGCATACCTGCGGCAGCAACGGGCGTTGGTGGGGGGAAATGTGGCAAGGGAGAAAGTCGTGCTGAACCGTTTCTTGATCAGACCGGGGGAGCCTATAAAGATAACCCGGAGTCAATGGTAGAGTCAGGAATTATAGGACGTAACGTAGGCGATATGGCACAAGCGTTTCTGGCGTCCAGCAGTGTCAGACCGGATAAACGCTGTTTGGATTATCAGGCGCTGGGTGTGGCCATTGATCTTGATGCCTTGGGCATCGCCAGTCCGTCTGTTACTGAAAAATGCAAAGAGGCCATTGGCTGCTGGCAGAGCGAATATGGCAAGGCCAGAAATGTGCAGGAAGTCCATCTTATGGATCTTGAGAACTCTCCCGGGAATGCCAGGGCACTGGCCCTGTCCCATGTGGTACTTTTTGGCTCTGAAGAACTGCAAGCCTTTAATTCAACTGCGTTATCGGATGATCAACGGAACCAGGCCGATCCGGAACTCAAGCTGAATATGAATTTGGCCAAATCGTTTACTGATCGGATGAAGCGCGTTGCCAGAGAAAACCGTGAGCAATTCAAACAGCACCTTAAATCACTCAAAGATCGAGGTGTTGACGTTATTCTGATGCCCACGATTCCTGAAGTCAGCAGAGACATTATCAGGGGCGAAAAACAATACGGTATGGCTGACTTACGGAGTTCATTGCAGTTGAGTCAGCTCACCAGTCTGGCTAACTTGCTGGATGTGCCCGCAATTACTCTGCCCGTGGGCCATGATAACGTTCATGGTATGCCCGTCGGGCTGACCCTGATGAGTACTTCGGAAGATGACTGCAACCTTTACCATTTTATGCCGTTGGCAAAAGAGTTTGAAAATGTAACCCGGGAACGTAATGAGCTGAGAATGAAAAAACCGGACATCTATTTTGGTGACTATCTGCACCGGGAAAGTTAG
- a CDS encoding Smr/MutS family protein — MPERDDEQSFQEAMRDVQPLVGKKGNKTHSGSHRKTNSDIPQSTLRARRKAAELDKPSSGAALSDAWIEPVDPEQFIEYSQPGIQTTRLRQLRQGTIPVQFQVDLHGYKIDEARDLIHEFIQVSRYRGLTCVRIIHGKSHRSKERQSTLKSHTNHWLKQIPDVLAFCSAPPSEGGTGSVLVLLKRK, encoded by the coding sequence ATGCCAGAGCGAGATGACGAGCAAAGCTTTCAGGAAGCCATGAGGGATGTACAACCATTGGTTGGCAAAAAAGGCAACAAGACGCATTCTGGCAGCCATCGCAAGACGAATTCAGATATTCCACAAAGCACTCTAAGGGCTCGCCGCAAGGCTGCCGAGCTGGACAAGCCATCCTCTGGTGCTGCACTCTCTGACGCCTGGATTGAGCCTGTCGATCCTGAACAGTTTATTGAATACTCTCAGCCCGGAATCCAGACCACAAGGCTCAGGCAACTGCGTCAGGGAACAATCCCGGTTCAGTTTCAAGTGGATCTGCATGGCTATAAGATTGATGAAGCCAGAGATCTTATCCATGAGTTCATTCAGGTTTCCCGCTACCGTGGGCTGACCTGTGTACGCATCATTCATGGTAAGTCTCACCGCAGCAAAGAACGACAATCGACGTTAAAGAGCCATACCAATCACTGGTTAAAACAGATACCGGATGTTCTGGCATTTTGTTCTGCCCCGCCTTCCGAAGGTGGCACCGGTTCTGTTCTGGTTCTGCTGAAAAGGAAATAA
- a CDS encoding OmpA/MotB family protein, with the protein MLNILTQKHDEQEETHWLSVSDLMAGLMMVFLFISIALMRNAFMERDKIKQIAVAYQENQVFIYEALNQEFVKDLQRWDADIDEETLTFTFKSPEVLFNTGEIELSTNYRALLKDFFPRYLLVLQPFQDSINEIRIEGHTSSDWNHNSTDREAYFKNMQLSQGRTRSVLDYVYNLESSQPFQNWIKSHIAAVGLSSSRLIYHDNGAEDKVRSRRVSFRVITNSDIQIKRILEEG; encoded by the coding sequence ATGCTGAATATACTCACTCAGAAGCACGATGAGCAGGAAGAAACGCACTGGCTGTCGGTCTCTGACCTGATGGCCGGTTTGATGATGGTTTTTCTGTTTATCTCCATTGCCCTGATGCGCAATGCCTTTATGGAGCGGGATAAAATCAAGCAGATTGCCGTCGCCTATCAGGAGAATCAGGTCTTCATTTATGAAGCGCTGAACCAGGAGTTTGTGAAGGATCTACAGAGGTGGGATGCGGATATCGATGAAGAAACCCTGACGTTTACTTTCAAATCCCCGGAGGTTCTGTTTAACACCGGTGAGATTGAGTTAAGTACCAATTATCGTGCGCTGCTCAAAGATTTCTTCCCCCGCTACCTGCTGGTGCTTCAGCCTTTTCAGGATTCTATTAATGAAATCCGTATAGAAGGCCACACCAGCAGTGACTGGAACCATAACTCAACGGATCGGGAGGCATACTTCAAAAACATGCAGCTCTCCCAGGGGCGTACCCGTTCAGTATTGGATTACGTCTACAACCTCGAAAGCAGCCAGCCTTTCCAAAACTGGATAAAATCCCATATCGCGGCTGTAGGCCTTTCATCTTCCAGACTCATTTACCATGACAATGGTGCTGAAGATAAGGTGCGCTCCCGTCGGGTCAGTTTCCGTGTAATTACCAACTCTGATATCCAAATCAAGCGAATTCTGGAAGAAGGCTGA